The following are encoded together in the Humulus lupulus chromosome 5, drHumLupu1.1, whole genome shotgun sequence genome:
- the LOC133780079 gene encoding protein FAR1-RELATED SEQUENCE 5-like, whose amino-acid sequence MVLCPPLGERSSVPVSSSSIELYIDIKGGRSGVKPIVVARRKRAGSEIVFYNGEENVDGELQISEMEEIEQLYGENNFEPRTFAGPDLADYEDPTVLDEEGEGIFSKYRIFENPLELSKNTLIGHVFETLDLAEEFIYAYGRVIGFSIRKGHMRKNSDGQIREREWVCSREGSRLEANLNRQDKKMEPEKITRVHCKVAFRVNLIKCSGKWICKEFLTEHSHPVTIDDHKQFLRSNRFMSPGDLQQAKSMKDACVRTCHIMSYMAEKVGGYHKLSFTVKDLYNRMSAATNVQFAGSDAGRVVGYLEHKVDHDPRFYGIFSYDNKRRLLNLFWADGKSRLDYEMYGHAIAFDSTYKTNSYGKPLLVWVGVNNHFRTTILGLAILANESASIYMWATRAFLECMDEPQPKTVVTDGDEAIATAIEALIPNATHRLCYWHMHNKAVKKVKDSSFSESLTKLVFKYYDVDEFEEKFSEVMIQYGLQGKKYGAKLYNTRHKWAETYLRGNFFCGMSTTQRNEGINAVLKKKLNYKLKLYEFVRALDMALSWVRHREATDDYESLHTSPQLGVTNLPVMEEELSRIYTRNMFFKVRRQMSKEGHYTVLTKTIMEGAIMMKLHKFRRGPSRAVYATFAHDFFVCECQYFLTFGIPCRHMFAVMKHLDMGHMPKSLIVTQWTIEARSGESSMWNDSCIHIDKTTLQKARFGQISNRMNEVAFLASRTNYAHRIATLEIDRICATLKEALVIGGDSCTSNLPMHRASQFIVQDPEFTKSKGTGRIAGTRNSVGRKCSLCKKAGHNKLTCFKRLKGKEQCVYSEDSENEEDDEYANHEEGGHQLTENKTFNFEEDEVGGSQGREFDFKA is encoded by the coding sequence GGCGGGAAGTGAAATAGTTTTTTATAATGGAGAAGAGAATGTGGATGGGGAATTGCAGATCAGTGAAATGGAAGAAATAGAACAACTATATGGAGAAAATAATTTTGAACCACGAACGTTTGCAGGACCGGATTTGGCAGATTATGAGGACCCAACTGTGTTGGATGAGGAAGGAGAGGGAATTTTTTCAAAGTACAGAATCTTTGAAAACCCACTAGAATTGAGTAAGAACACCCTAATAGGCCATGTTTTTGAGACACTGGACCTTGCAGAGGAATTTATATATGCATATGGAAGAGTGATTGGATTTAGCATTCGAAAAGGTCACATGAGGAAGAATAGCGATGGCCAGATTCGCGAGCGAGAGTGGGTGTGCTCTAGGGAAGGGTCTAGGTTAGAGGCAAATTTAAATAGGCAGGATAAAAAAATGGAACCGGAGAAAATTACCAGAGTCCATTGTAAGGTTGCATTCCGGGTTAATCTGATTAAGTGTAGTGGTAAATGGATTTGCAAGGAGTTCTTAACAGAACACTCACATCCGGTCACCATCGATGACCACAAGCAGTTTCTACGGTCCAACAGGTTTATGTCACCTGGTGATCTTCAGCAGGCAAAGTCAATGAAGGATGCATGTGTTAGAACATGCCACATAATGTCGTACATGGCCGAAAAGGTGGGGGGTTATCATAAATTGTCGTTCACGGTGAAAGACCTGTACAATCGTATGTCTGCTGCAACAAATGTGCAGTTTGCAGGATCGGACGCGGGTCGTGTTGTCGGGTATCTAGAGCATAAAGTTGATCACGACCCGAGATTTTATGGAATATTCTCGTACGACAACAAAAGACGACTTTTGAACTTGTTTTGGGCGGATGGGAAGTCAAGATTGGACTATGAGATGTATGGACATGCAATCGCATTTGACTCAACATATAAGACCAATAGTTATGGCAAACCGTTACTTGTATGGGTGGGAGTCAACAACCATTTCAGGACTACCATACTAGGCCTTGCAATTCTCGCAAACGAGTCTGCAAGCATCTACATGTGGGCGACACGAGCCTTTTTAGAATGTATGGATGAGCCTCAACCCAAAACAGTTGTCACCGATGGCGATGAGGCGATTGCAACAGCAATAGAGGCTTTGATCCCAAATGCAACCCACCGCCTTTGTTATTGGCATATGCACAACAAAGCTGTTAAGAAGGTGAAAGACTCAAGTTTCAGCGAAAGCCTAACAAAGCTGGTGTTCAAGTATTATGATGTTGACGAGTTTGAGGAGAAATTCAGTGAAGTTATGATACAGTATGGGTTGCAAGGAAAGAAGTATGGTGCTAAATTGTACAATACAAGACATAAATGGGCAGAGACCTACTTGAGAGGGAACTTTTTCTGTGGCATGTCAACCACCCAACGTAACGAAGGTATTAATGCCGttctgaagaaaaaattgaactACAAGTTGAAGCTATATGAATTTGTTAGGGCCCTTGACATGGCCCTTTCATGGGTTAGGCATCGCGAAGCAACCGATGATTATGAGTCACTGCACACATCACCACAATTAGGAGTGACGAACTTACCAGTTATGGAGGAAGAACTTTCAAGGATATATACAAGGAATATGTTTTTTAAGGTTAGACGACAAATGTCAAAGGAAGGCCACTACACTGTACTCACAAAAACCATAATGGAGGGTGCTATAATGATGAAACTACACAAGTTTCGTCGGGGACCAAGCCGAGCAGTCTATGCAACTTTCGCTCATGACTTTTTTGTCTGTGAATGCCAATATTTTCTTACGTTTGGGATACCATGTAGGCATATGTTTGCCGTAATGAAGCACCTAGACATGGGGCACATGCCAAAGTCACTTATTGTGACGCAGTGGACAATTGAAGCTCGGTCAGGAGAGAGTTCAATGTGGAATGATAGTTGTATTCATATTGATAAAACCACCCTCCAAAAGGCTAGGTTTGGACAAATAAGTAATCGAATGAATGAGGTTGCCTTCCTCGCGAGTAGGACCAACTATGCACATCGTATTGCTACACTCGAAATTGATCGAATTTGTGCAACATTGAAAGAAGCTTTAGTGATTGGTGGAGATAGTTGCACGTCCAACCTCCCTATGCATAGGGCGTCCCAGTTCATTGTGCAAGACCCAGAATTCACCAAATCTAAGGGGACTGGGAGAATAGCAGGAACAAGAAATAGTGTCGGTAGGAAATGTAGTTTATGCAAGAAGGCTGGTCACAACAAGTTAACATGCTTCAAAAGACTGAAGGGAAAGGAACAGTGTGTCTATTCCGAAGATTccgaaaatgaagaagatgacgaATATGCAAATCATGAAGAGGGCGGTCATCAATTGACAGAAAACAAAACATTCaattttgaagaagatgaagtGGGAGGCAGTCAAGGAAGAGAGTTTGACTTCAAAGCTTAG